From the genome of Gracilibacillus salitolerans, one region includes:
- a CDS encoding carbohydrate ABC transporter permease, with the protein MKESWQYKVFKVFNVGVLIFIVFVTLFPFFNIVAQSFSSEAYINSGQVSLWPKGFNIETYKVIMSDTMFWINYKNTVVYTVVGTIISLILSTMIAYPLAKSRLKGRRFLTLFFVFTMFFNGGLIPNYVLVTSLGFGNSIWAIVIPNAISVFNMLIMRTFFQNIPEELEEAAIMDGSSTFGILFKIVLPLSKPILATMMLFYAVTHWNSWFPAFIFFTDKELFPVSIYLRNMIKGAEATVGTGATAADNMVQISANIKSVTMVLTVLPILTVYPYIQKYFVSGVMLGSVKG; encoded by the coding sequence ATGAAGGAATCATGGCAATATAAAGTCTTTAAAGTTTTTAATGTAGGGGTTTTAATATTTATTGTTTTTGTAACGCTTTTTCCTTTTTTTAACATTGTTGCACAATCCTTTAGTTCTGAAGCATATATAAATTCTGGTCAAGTTAGTCTATGGCCAAAAGGTTTCAACATTGAAACGTATAAAGTGATCATGTCTGATACCATGTTTTGGATTAATTATAAAAACACAGTGGTTTATACCGTTGTCGGGACAATAATATCACTAATATTATCAACAATGATCGCTTACCCACTAGCTAAGTCTAGATTAAAAGGTAGAAGATTTTTAACTTTATTCTTCGTGTTTACGATGTTCTTTAATGGTGGATTAATTCCTAACTATGTGCTTGTAACATCTCTAGGGTTTGGAAATAGTATCTGGGCGATCGTAATACCCAACGCGATTAGTGTATTCAATATGTTGATTATGAGAACCTTCTTTCAAAACATCCCAGAAGAATTAGAAGAAGCAGCAATTATGGACGGTTCGAGTACTTTCGGAATTTTATTCAAAATTGTGTTACCGTTGTCAAAACCGATTTTAGCAACTATGATGTTATTTTATGCAGTTACACACTGGAATTCTTGGTTTCCAGCATTTATTTTCTTTACGGATAAAGAGTTATTTCCTGTATCAATTTATTTAAGAAACATGATTAAAGGTGCGGAAGCGACAGTTGGAACTGGTGCAACAGCAGCGGATAACATGGTTCAAATTTCAGCGAATATAAAATCTGTAACAATGGTATTGACGGTATTACCTATCTTAACGGTATATCCTTATATCCAAAAATATTTTGTGTCAGGTGTTATGTTAGGCTCAGTCAAAGGATAA
- a CDS encoding ABC transporter substrate-binding protein: MTKQWKKMMLAIVLVFVVGVLGACSDSSSSDDVEEDDDPSSEGGSGVAMEDYSVGDTFKATEPVTFSTLFNDHPNYPLKEDWLFFEKLEEMTNVTLDITSVPMSDYTDKRSLLISSGDAPYIIPKTYSGEETQFVSSGAILPISDYVDMMPHYQQKVEEWEIEPFLEGLRQRDGKYYVLPGIHENVWPDYSLAVRTDILDELGLEEPTTWEEVEEMLLAMKKEYPDKYPFSDRFKFDSTLNVAATGFGTRAGWGLGNMLEYQEDSDEFIFAPATEEYRSMVEYFNGLIEQGLLDPESVTQEDDPAIEKFTSGDSFVINTNGQTLTQYRATMNETLGKDDYSIKKIVVPGGPAGQLMNGSKLENGIMFSAKAAEDPNFEAMLQFIDWLLYSDEGLEFAKWGVEGETYTKEDVDRQLAEDITFRGMNEGADNHLQIDYGFSQGNWSYGGPTELLHSMFSEEEIEFQNAMHETKELVLPDPPIRYDETQLEQASLLSTPLKDTVEQNTLKFIVGDRDMSEWDAYIQELEGKNMQGYVDLANEVYQNNK; this comes from the coding sequence ATGACAAAACAATGGAAAAAAATGATGTTAGCGATCGTGCTAGTATTTGTTGTTGGTGTATTAGGAGCTTGTAGTGATTCTAGTTCATCTGATGACGTTGAGGAAGATGATGATCCATCAAGTGAAGGTGGATCAGGAGTAGCAATGGAAGATTACAGTGTAGGTGATACTTTTAAAGCCACAGAACCGGTAACGTTCTCTACGCTTTTCAATGATCACCCGAACTATCCATTGAAAGAAGATTGGTTGTTTTTTGAAAAATTAGAAGAGATGACGAACGTAACCTTAGATATTACTTCAGTACCAATGAGTGATTATACGGATAAACGAAGCTTATTAATTAGTAGTGGTGATGCTCCTTATATTATTCCGAAAACTTATTCAGGTGAAGAAACACAATTCGTATCATCAGGAGCGATTTTACCAATTAGTGATTACGTCGATATGATGCCACACTATCAACAAAAAGTAGAAGAATGGGAAATTGAACCATTCTTAGAAGGTTTACGTCAACGTGACGGTAAATACTATGTTTTACCAGGTATTCATGAAAATGTATGGCCAGATTATAGTTTAGCAGTAAGAACAGATATTTTAGATGAACTTGGACTTGAAGAACCAACTACATGGGAAGAAGTAGAAGAGATGCTTTTAGCAATGAAAAAAGAATATCCTGATAAATATCCATTCTCTGATCGATTCAAGTTTGATAGTACGTTAAACGTTGCTGCAACTGGATTCGGCACAAGAGCTGGTTGGGGTTTGGGAAATATGTTGGAATATCAAGAAGATTCGGATGAATTTATTTTCGCACCTGCGACAGAAGAATATCGTTCGATGGTTGAATATTTCAATGGTTTAATCGAACAAGGATTATTAGATCCTGAAAGTGTTACACAAGAAGATGATCCAGCAATTGAGAAGTTCACTTCTGGCGACTCTTTTGTAATTAATACAAATGGTCAAACATTAACACAATATCGTGCGACAATGAATGAAACATTGGGTAAAGATGACTACTCTATTAAGAAAATTGTTGTTCCAGGCGGTCCCGCTGGACAGTTAATGAATGGTTCTAAATTGGAAAACGGTATCATGTTCTCTGCGAAAGCAGCAGAAGACCCTAATTTTGAAGCGATGTTACAATTCATTGATTGGTTACTGTACAGTGATGAAGGTTTAGAGTTTGCTAAATGGGGAGTCGAAGGAGAAACATATACTAAAGAAGATGTTGACCGTCAGTTAGCAGAAGATATTACATTCCGTGGAATGAACGAAGGCGCTGACAATCACCTTCAAATTGATTACGGTTTCTCTCAAGGTAATTGGTCTTACGGTGGTCCAACTGAATTACTTCATTCTATGTTTTCGGAAGAAGAAATTGAGTTCCAAAACGCAATGCATGAAACAAAAGAACTAGTATTACCAGATCCACCAATCCGTTATGATGAGACACAGTTAGAGCAAGCTTCATTATTAAGCACGCCATTAAAAGACACTGTTGAACAAAACACGCTGAAATTCATTGTGGGTGACAGAGATATGTCAGAGTGGGATGCTTATATACAAGAACTTGAAGGAAAAAACATGCAAGGATATGTAGATCTTGCAAATGAAGTGTACCAAAATAACAAATAA
- a CDS encoding YesL family protein, with translation MDLNQGGFYRFSNYVYWLLILNILFVFTNILCFAALIMLIPSISNSILYYIAFIPAGPAFAALFHSLSILVRNNEVTPFKEFFKAYKKNYWEVTKVWLPILTAFFILVIDIQYFNQNPTVWNQILNGIFLVALCLLVIFSLYALLITTHYKFRLRDVYRLSLYYIFTWIKRTTGNIAILFLTIVLMFFTSDFIIILISSLVAWCLVLNTKPIIQDVKISFVRNDNKNQQDT, from the coding sequence ATGGATTTAAATCAAGGTGGATTTTATCGCTTTTCTAATTATGTTTACTGGTTATTAATTTTAAATATTTTATTTGTATTCACTAATATACTTTGTTTTGCTGCGCTTATTATGTTAATTCCAAGTATATCAAATTCTATCCTATATTATATAGCATTTATCCCAGCTGGGCCTGCTTTTGCTGCTTTATTTCATAGTTTAAGTATTTTAGTGAGAAATAATGAAGTAACACCATTTAAGGAGTTTTTTAAAGCTTATAAAAAGAATTACTGGGAGGTTACAAAAGTTTGGTTACCTATTCTGACTGCCTTTTTTATTCTAGTTATCGATATTCAGTATTTTAATCAAAATCCAACTGTTTGGAATCAAATTCTAAATGGGATTTTTCTCGTAGCCTTGTGTTTACTTGTGATATTTTCCTTGTATGCTTTGCTAATTACCACGCATTATAAATTTCGACTCAGAGATGTTTATAGGTTATCACTGTATTACATTTTTACGTGGATTAAACGAACAACGGGTAACATTGCGATTCTTTTTCTAACTATTGTATTAATGTTTTTTACATCTGATTTCATCATCATTTTGATTAGTAGTTTAGTTGCTTGGTGTCTTGTTTTAAATACGAAACCAATTATACAGGATGTGAAAATTAGTTTTGTAAGAAATGATAACAAGAATCAACAAGATACATAG
- a CDS encoding glycoside hydrolase family 2 TIM barrel-domain containing protein has protein sequence MINRTKLFNDHWLFVKSDLGTTSAKDLNFQPVEIPHDWLIYNTNNLYENSIGWYKKEINYQPNPRRDVLLCFEGVYMDSVLYVNDQFVGEWKYGYSKFEHNITNYLKSGKNDIVLKVTYQSSNSRWYTGAGIYRDVWLKERSRNYINTDGIYVSTFKKNDHWTVEIDTDLQATENLTLTHIIEKDGKEVCAVSDVIEQDQTFSTLSLQVKNPELWHIDSPHLYCLTTTLQSKDTSELVESQIQRIGFKEVQLDSAKGFFLNGEQLKFYGVNEHHDLGALGAAFNVNALRRRMKILKDMGVNAIRTAHNMPAKEMMNLADEIGFLVVTEAFDTWERSKTPYDYARFFKEWYKKDVESWVKRDRNHVSLIMWSIGNEIYDTHANERGQQLTLDLMEAVNYFDPKQNGVVTIGSNYMPWKNAQKCADIIKVAGYNYGEKYYEKHHQEHPDWVIFGSETMAVVQSRGVYHFPYDKPILADDDQHCSALGNSATSWGAKSVESALIKERDTSFSLGQFIWTGFDYIGEPTPYHTKNAYFGQIDTATFKKDSYFIYQSAWTNYKKAPMIHIFPYWDFNEGQTIDVRVATNAPKVELFLNGKSLGRQELDHQKGDILSGWWKVPYQVGKLESYGYDENDEVIAYDQRQSFEDSAEITLDTDLEVIKANGTDLAFVEIGMKDKHGNPVENANNRVYVEVNGAGRLLGLDNGDQTDYDQYKGVSRRLFNGKLMAIIGSTLETGPITIKVSSLGLPTASLHLLSEETSKTVKQSILASNYPTEVVTGKSEEIPVRKIEISSDSGQTLNEVKQQLNVFATLYPADTDYTNVEWSVVNDIGIVSNIATIEPNGKKAKVTAFGDGEFRVRCTSKNGKDTINLISELEFKAEGLGPAFKDPYSFISAGLYDASKGEVTNGNERGVATSRDGETQVGFHNIDFGKEGSDVITIPIFALSSEEYDLQIWEGMPNDPNSELLADTIYQKESKWNVYQPETFKLTKKLKGVTSISFVTNKKMHIKGFSFEKYNRSFSKNYAIDADKIYGDTFNKLSDRVEEIGNNVSFEFDHFDFGDKGATQLVINGHSPIDRNSIHVRFFDGEEERAEILEFNHTEGYREIGFKLEKIKGVQKVSIIFLPGSQFNFRWFQFK, from the coding sequence ATGATCAATCGAACAAAGCTTTTTAACGATCATTGGTTATTTGTCAAAAGTGATTTAGGCACAACATCAGCTAAGGATCTAAATTTCCAACCTGTGGAAATTCCGCATGATTGGTTAATTTACAATACAAATAACTTATATGAAAACAGTATTGGTTGGTATAAAAAGGAGATAAATTATCAACCGAATCCACGTAGAGATGTGTTATTATGCTTTGAAGGTGTCTACATGGATTCTGTGTTATATGTTAATGATCAGTTTGTCGGAGAGTGGAAATACGGTTATTCTAAGTTTGAACATAATATTACCAATTATCTTAAGTCTGGTAAAAATGACATAGTACTTAAAGTAACATACCAAAGTTCAAATAGTAGATGGTATACGGGCGCCGGTATTTATCGAGATGTCTGGCTGAAAGAACGAAGTCGAAACTACATTAATACAGATGGTATTTACGTATCGACATTTAAGAAAAATGATCATTGGACAGTAGAGATTGATACAGATCTACAAGCAACTGAAAATTTAACATTGACACATATAATCGAAAAAGATGGGAAAGAAGTATGTGCGGTTTCTGATGTGATCGAACAAGATCAAACATTTAGCACGTTATCTTTACAAGTAAAAAATCCTGAGTTGTGGCATATCGATTCACCTCATCTTTATTGCTTGACGACTACATTACAGTCAAAAGACACATCAGAATTAGTTGAGTCGCAAATACAGCGAATCGGTTTTAAAGAAGTGCAGCTTGATTCAGCTAAAGGATTTTTCTTGAATGGTGAACAACTGAAATTTTATGGTGTCAATGAACACCATGATTTAGGGGCATTAGGCGCAGCATTTAATGTCAATGCCTTAAGAAGAAGGATGAAAATCTTAAAAGACATGGGGGTAAATGCAATTCGCACGGCACATAATATGCCAGCAAAAGAAATGATGAATCTTGCGGATGAAATCGGTTTTCTTGTCGTAACGGAAGCATTTGATACTTGGGAAAGGTCAAAAACACCTTATGATTATGCTCGCTTCTTTAAGGAATGGTATAAGAAAGATGTTGAGTCATGGGTAAAACGTGATCGAAACCATGTCAGTCTTATAATGTGGAGTATCGGAAATGAAATCTATGATACCCACGCTAATGAGAGAGGCCAACAATTAACACTTGATTTAATGGAAGCGGTTAATTATTTTGATCCGAAACAAAATGGAGTAGTGACAATTGGATCCAATTATATGCCATGGAAAAATGCACAAAAATGCGCTGATATTATCAAAGTGGCTGGCTATAACTATGGTGAAAAATATTATGAGAAACATCACCAAGAGCATCCGGATTGGGTAATCTTTGGAAGTGAAACAATGGCAGTTGTACAGAGTAGAGGGGTTTATCATTTTCCATACGATAAACCGATTTTAGCGGATGATGATCAGCATTGTTCAGCGCTGGGAAATAGTGCAACAAGCTGGGGAGCAAAGTCAGTCGAATCCGCTTTAATAAAAGAACGTGATACATCATTTTCATTAGGTCAATTTATTTGGACTGGTTTTGATTATATTGGTGAACCAACACCATACCATACCAAGAATGCCTATTTTGGCCAAATTGATACTGCTACATTCAAAAAAGATTCGTACTTTATTTATCAATCAGCATGGACGAATTATAAAAAGGCACCAATGATTCATATTTTCCCATATTGGGATTTTAATGAGGGTCAAACAATTGATGTACGAGTGGCAACGAATGCACCGAAAGTTGAGTTGTTTTTAAACGGTAAATCACTTGGCAGGCAAGAATTAGACCATCAAAAGGGTGATATACTTTCGGGTTGGTGGAAAGTTCCTTATCAAGTTGGAAAGTTAGAATCGTATGGTTATGATGAAAATGATGAGGTAATTGCTTACGACCAGAGACAGTCATTCGAGGATTCAGCTGAAATTACGTTAGATACTGATCTAGAAGTAATCAAAGCCAATGGCACAGATTTAGCTTTTGTTGAAATTGGGATGAAAGATAAACATGGCAATCCGGTCGAAAACGCTAATAACAGAGTGTACGTCGAAGTAAATGGTGCCGGGAGATTGCTGGGTTTGGATAATGGCGATCAAACCGATTACGACCAATACAAAGGAGTAAGTAGGCGCTTATTTAATGGGAAGTTAATGGCAATTATCGGATCTACATTGGAAACTGGCCCAATTACCATTAAGGTTTCTTCACTTGGATTACCCACTGCTTCTTTGCATTTATTATCAGAGGAAACGTCTAAGACTGTTAAACAATCGATTTTAGCTAGTAATTATCCAACAGAAGTAGTGACAGGTAAAAGCGAAGAAATCCCTGTTCGAAAAATTGAAATTAGTTCAGATAGTGGCCAAACTTTAAATGAAGTGAAACAACAACTAAATGTGTTTGCTACATTATATCCAGCCGATACGGATTATACCAATGTGGAATGGAGCGTGGTAAATGATATAGGGATTGTATCGAATATTGCGACGATTGAACCGAATGGCAAGAAAGCAAAAGTTACTGCTTTTGGAGATGGTGAATTCAGAGTTCGCTGTACAAGTAAAAATGGGAAAGACACCATTAATTTAATTTCCGAATTAGAATTTAAAGCGGAAGGCTTAGGTCCTGCCTTCAAAGATCCTTATTCCTTTATTTCAGCAGGCTTGTATGATGCTAGCAAAGGTGAAGTAACAAATGGTAATGAACGAGGGGTTGCGACAAGTCGGGACGGCGAAACACAAGTTGGTTTCCACAATATCGATTTCGGTAAAGAAGGATCAGATGTTATTACCATTCCCATATTTGCACTTTCAAGTGAAGAATATGATCTTCAGATTTGGGAAGGAATGCCGAATGATCCGAACAGTGAACTGTTAGCGGATACAATTTATCAGAAAGAATCAAAATGGAATGTTTATCAACCGGAAACATTTAAGCTAACCAAAAAACTAAAAGGCGTTACATCGATTTCTTTCGTTACCAATAAAAAGATGCATATTAAAGGTTTTTCTTTTGAAAAATATAATCGTTCTTTTTCTAAAAACTACGCGATAGACGCAGATAAGATTTATGGTGACACGTTTAACAAGTTATCTGATCGAGTTGAAGAAATTGGAAATAATGTTTCGTTTGAGTTCGATCACTTTGACTTTGGAGACAAGGGTGCTACCCAGTTAGTCATTAACGGTCATTCGCCAATTGATAGAAATTCGATCCACGTTCGTTTCTTTGATGGTGAAGAGGAAAGAGCTGAAATTCTAGAATTTAATCATACAGAAGGATATAGAGAAATAGGCTTTAAACTAGAAAAGATCAAAGGTGTGCAAAAGGTCTCAATCATCTTTTTACCAGGTTCTCAATTTAACTTTAGATGGTTCCAATTTAAATAA
- a CDS encoding Gfo/Idh/MocA family protein codes for MLKVAIIGTGAICPSHVKGYLQFPSKCKIVALCDIYPEKAKKMKEDFNLNANVYDNYQDLVEKEEVDLISVCTPPYTHADIAIHSLDAGKHVLVEKPMASSLEECDAMVNAAKQNNKILSVVAQNRFTTPMMKLKNVLETELMGPILHTQVDSFWWRGHSYYDLWWRGTWEKEGGGCTLNHAVHHIDIFQWMRGMPSEITAVTSNTAHDNAEVEDISVAIGRYQDGSLAQITSSVVHHGEEQQLIFQGKKARVSVPWKVKASVSKENGFPNEDPQLEQLLTEAFESQPDLEHEGHQGQIENVLDAIIENKSVLVDGVQGRQTLELITAIYESANYQRMVELPLTKESPYYTREGILKNAKHFYEKGASIENFSDTEITTGGKYE; via the coding sequence ATGTTAAAAGTAGCAATAATAGGTACGGGGGCAATTTGTCCTTCCCACGTTAAAGGCTATTTGCAATTTCCAAGTAAGTGTAAGATCGTTGCATTATGTGATATTTATCCGGAAAAAGCAAAGAAAATGAAAGAGGATTTCAATCTTAATGCAAATGTGTATGACAATTATCAGGATTTAGTAGAAAAGGAAGAGGTCGACCTGATATCCGTTTGTACACCACCATATACACATGCAGATATAGCCATTCATAGTTTGGATGCAGGAAAACACGTATTAGTAGAGAAACCAATGGCTTCTTCTTTAGAAGAATGCGATGCAATGGTGAATGCCGCAAAACAGAATAACAAAATTCTATCGGTTGTGGCCCAAAATCGTTTCACAACACCAATGATGAAGTTAAAGAATGTACTGGAAACAGAGCTCATGGGACCTATTCTGCATACGCAAGTCGATTCCTTTTGGTGGCGAGGGCACAGCTATTATGACTTATGGTGGCGAGGCACCTGGGAAAAAGAAGGTGGTGGATGTACTTTAAATCATGCGGTTCACCATATTGATATTTTCCAATGGATGCGGGGTATGCCATCGGAGATTACCGCTGTAACAAGTAATACGGCTCATGATAATGCCGAGGTGGAAGATATCTCGGTTGCAATTGGTCGTTATCAGGACGGCAGTTTAGCCCAAATCACAAGTTCAGTCGTTCACCACGGGGAAGAACAACAGTTAATTTTCCAAGGTAAGAAAGCCCGTGTCTCTGTGCCATGGAAGGTGAAAGCGTCGGTATCAAAGGAAAACGGCTTTCCAAACGAAGATCCGCAACTAGAACAGCTGTTGACAGAAGCTTTTGAAAGCCAGCCTGATCTCGAGCATGAAGGACATCAAGGTCAAATCGAAAATGTACTTGATGCGATTATCGAAAATAAATCAGTGTTAGTTGATGGGGTACAAGGGCGTCAAACATTAGAGCTGATTACAGCAATCTACGAATCTGCCAACTACCAACGTATGGTAGAATTACCGTTGACGAAAGAGAGCCCTTATTACACGAGAGAAGGAATCTTAAAAAATGCGAAACACTTCTATGAAAAAGGTGCATCGATAGAGAACTTCTCTGATACTGAAATTACAACTGGTGGTAAATACGAATAA
- a CDS encoding D-lyxose/D-mannose family sugar isomerase has product MDRKAAQLQTIETLTKAGLVLTEDEMQRVEIADFGLDRLEQEGLQLITYENNSHYCAKELVLFPNQTCPEHKHPPIGKTEGKQETFRCRAGKVYLYVEGEPTESIQATIPRESEAYYTVFHEVELNPGQQYTIPPNTLHWFQATEQGAIVSEFSTTSRDEYDIFTNPDIKRTP; this is encoded by the coding sequence ATGGATCGAAAAGCAGCTCAACTTCAAACAATTGAAACCTTAACAAAGGCTGGATTAGTCTTAACAGAAGATGAAATGCAGCGAGTCGAAATTGCCGATTTTGGCCTAGATCGATTAGAGCAAGAAGGATTACAACTGATTACATATGAAAATAATTCCCACTATTGTGCCAAAGAACTCGTCTTATTTCCAAATCAAACATGTCCAGAGCATAAGCATCCACCAATAGGTAAAACAGAAGGGAAGCAAGAAACATTTCGTTGCCGAGCAGGAAAGGTATATTTATATGTTGAAGGAGAACCGACAGAGTCGATCCAAGCAACGATTCCGCGAGAAAGTGAAGCATATTATACTGTGTTTCACGAAGTGGAGTTAAATCCAGGACAACAATACACGATCCCTCCGAATACCTTGCATTGGTTCCAGGCGACTGAGCAAGGCGCAATTGTTTCCGAATTCTCTACGACCAGTCGAGATGAGTATGATATTTTTACCAATCCTGATATCAAACGCACACCATAA
- a CDS encoding SGNH/GDSL hydrolase family protein, producing the protein MKLEKNQKLLFIGDSVTDCDRAKPEGEGLFQALGTGYVAIVDAFLQSTYPELGIRVVNKGTSGNNVTDLKARWQEDVLAQEPDWLVIMIGINDVWRQFDSPFIPDRHVYIDEYEKTYRELVEQTQSKVKQLVLMTPFYIEPNPSDSMRHKMDEYGQVVKEIANEYNTLCIDTQKAFNTVLEDIYPAAIAWDRVHPNQTGHTVLAKAFLNEIGFDWRKQ; encoded by the coding sequence ATGAAGCTGGAAAAAAATCAAAAATTATTGTTCATAGGGGATTCCGTAACAGATTGTGATCGAGCGAAACCAGAGGGAGAAGGATTATTTCAGGCATTAGGAACCGGATATGTCGCAATCGTTGATGCATTCTTACAATCGACATACCCTGAATTAGGAATACGTGTGGTGAATAAAGGGACATCCGGAAATAACGTAACAGACTTAAAAGCGCGTTGGCAAGAAGATGTACTTGCCCAAGAGCCTGATTGGTTAGTCATTATGATTGGTATTAATGATGTCTGGCGTCAATTCGATTCGCCTTTTATTCCAGATCGACATGTTTATATCGATGAATATGAGAAAACTTACCGAGAGTTAGTAGAGCAAACACAATCAAAAGTAAAGCAATTAGTGCTGATGACACCATTTTATATAGAACCAAATCCAAGTGATTCCATGCGTCATAAGATGGATGAATATGGTCAAGTCGTAAAGGAAATTGCAAACGAGTATAATACGTTATGTATCGATACACAAAAAGCATTTAACACTGTTTTAGAGGATATTTATCCTGCTGCAATTGCATGGGATCGTGTTCACCCGAATCAAACTGGGCATACGGTGTTAGCAAAAGCTTTCTTAAACGAGATTGGGTTTGACTGGCGGAAACAATAA
- a CDS encoding alpha/beta hydrolase translates to MYSSNFFKSQDGISLFYQTWIPSEPKAVIIIVHGAGEHSGRYQSISEQCVKQGIAVVAPDLRGFGQSEGVRGHVNSFRDYVDDLHYLIEFVSARFEHLPIFLFGHSLGGLIVIRYSQIYAYETTGVILSSPALALRFELTSFSKKILAVASSVLPNLSIQPNRWERIFRAVASLEPYLPKKKELKKDPLMTSQYTPRWLSELIQNGVDAIADAALFQFPVLCVYDQKDPIVHPRFIQDFFHSVSIPDKHFVTFNDGFHHPLRAHYRDLALDNVMQWINKRL, encoded by the coding sequence ATGTATTCAAGCAATTTTTTCAAATCACAAGACGGTATCAGCCTTTTTTATCAAACATGGATTCCTTCCGAACCAAAAGCGGTAATTATTATTGTTCATGGTGCTGGGGAACATTCTGGCCGTTATCAATCTATAAGTGAACAGTGTGTAAAACAAGGTATTGCTGTAGTTGCACCTGATTTACGAGGATTTGGTCAATCAGAAGGAGTGCGGGGACACGTCAATTCGTTCCGGGATTATGTAGACGATCTACATTATTTAATTGAGTTTGTCTCTGCCAGGTTTGAACATTTGCCGATCTTTTTATTCGGCCACAGCTTAGGCGGTTTAATCGTAATCCGCTACAGCCAAATTTACGCATATGAGACAACTGGAGTGATTTTATCTTCACCAGCACTAGCATTACGTTTTGAGCTGACTTCCTTTAGCAAGAAAATTCTTGCAGTTGCTTCAAGTGTATTGCCGAATCTATCCATACAACCTAACAGATGGGAAAGAATTTTCAGAGCGGTTGCATCATTAGAACCATATTTACCAAAGAAAAAAGAGTTAAAAAAAGATCCATTAATGACGTCACAATATACGCCACGTTGGCTTTCTGAATTAATCCAAAATGGAGTTGATGCTATAGCGGATGCAGCCTTATTTCAATTCCCTGTACTTTGTGTCTACGATCAAAAAGATCCGATCGTACATCCTCGTTTTATTCAAGATTTCTTCCATTCTGTATCGATACCTGATAAGCATTTTGTTACATTTAATGATGGGTTCCATCATCCGCTACGAGCTCATTACCGGGATTTAGCATTAGATAATGTCATGCAATGGATCAATAAACGATTATGA